CCTTCCTCATAGACACAATTTATAccttcactaaaatatttctctACTCACTGGTTGTTCTCCGAACACTAACAAACCTGAAAAAACCTTGGAATGCAATATGGCTATACTCCGTTAGCTAAAAACTAGTCTTTTCTAAAACCAGCCTCTCTTGATCCAAACAGACTGGAAATAAGTTCCTCCATTATGGCTCCTCCAAGCGATGTGTGACTCAGCCATCCTTTAACTGGGAAGGGGAGGAATCCAATTTAGGGAAGTTTAAAATGCTGTACAGATGGAGACCGCATTGGCTTCTTCAAATGAGTTGCTCAAAAACATTCTAGCAATTTATGGTGATGGAAGAAACATTCAAAGAAACAATTTTGCTTATTTTCTACCTGCTGTTAAATtacgttggtttttttttaaaaggaaggttGCCCTTAACCGTTTTGCTGCAGAATAACCAACAGCCTCATGCTTGCTAATTAAAGAAAGACTTAATTGCTTGAATCAGTAGCTTCCAAAGCATATGCAGAAAGCAATTTAATAGgatactttaaaaaacaaacaaactaccataaaaaacaaacaaactaccaTGAACCTTGAATGGAGCATAATTTCTTTCACTTTAAAATCTTTTCAAAACCTTGACACGGTGTTGAATGCAGTGCTATTGAAGGGATCAGTTAAGTGCTGTTTGAACATTTTTAACAGCTGGCAGAATAGTGTTGGATTCATGATAATCAAGAGATGTTTTTGATAAGTATACATAATCTGTCTccatttgctttaaaaaataagtaaatatgcATGAATTTTAAATGCTTTCTTGAATTATCTTCATAGTTTTCAGAGATGCAAAGCTAGTTTGTCTATCTCTTAATTTCTCACCATACATCTAGATGTACAGTAGCATTATAACTACCGTCTTTAGGTCAGAAGGCAATTTAGTAAATAGGTTCTGGTCCTGCAAGGGAAGATTAAAACCTTggatgaatatttatttggaagcaAGACTCACTTATTGTAATTCTTACCGTCCAAATTAATATCCCTAAAGATaaagtctcatttgagacaagttTGCCTCCTGGTAACTTCATAGGCATATTAGTGTATTCGTTTTCACAATACTATCCAACAATACTAAATTGACATTGCTGCTTTTGggaatttttcccctttctaagTCCTCATTCCTGGTatttcctagtggtctcccatTCAAATATTAATTAGATCTGATTTTGCTTACCTTTTTGAGATCAAGTTTGGCTATGATATAGGAATGCAAATATAAGAGCATGTTTAATAGTCACAGAACTGAAAGGAAACATTAAACACCTCATAATTCAGCATCGTTCTTTGAACATGATAGCATCTTAAAGAGTTTAACTTTGGTTAATATATGACCTTAGTGTTATAAGCAGTGCTGGGCTTTTGGTTATCCTGATCTTTATTTTTGTAGAAATTTTTgcacttttccttcttctttatttTAGATAAATATATCATCTCCTTTCGTTAATTCAAATTTAATCTGAATAGGTTTTGGTCCTTCCTTTAAAAATGTGCCCTTTTAGGATTGGTATACTACAGCTTCACTTGTACATGATACTTCAAATATAAATCCTATTGAGTTAAACAGTTTCCTCCTGCACAGAAGAGTGAATGCTTACAAAATCCCATCCTGTAACTCTTCAATTAGAAGTAAGTTCCTTCTTACTGTACAGTTGACTTTATTTCTGAGTAATAGTGTATAGATTTTCAATTCTGGGACTATAGCTTCAAAGGAGgacataaacataaaaaaaatcaaaaataataaatactctTGAACTTGCTTTAAGAGCTGCTTTGTGAAGTCTTTTAGCTGCTACTATTAAATACACAGAGCTTTGATCTAAACCAGAAAAGAGTTCTTGTCCAATGAATAGATCCCGCTCTAGGCAGcttctatttttgaaaataaccattcagaattctttcctttctttatctAGGACTGGAAAAAAGATCAAACAGTTATTGacacccaaaatttctcttgaagttgaatctatatttttctttatcataCTTAATTGTAACTGCATTCTTCTAttgcaatgtatttttttaacaataattgttaaattattaacaatttaatatttttttgcatTAAAGAGAAGACCCATGCCCTGTTACAGTTCTTTATAAAAAAGAAAGGCTCCAAGGAATCACAAGAGAAAACTAAAACGAAAGCATCCTACCTATGTAAAATTATGAGTCCCTCCATTCTCCTAAACCTAAATGTGCAATGACTACATATACACAACTAGAATTGCCTCTTTTGAGATAGTTTTAAAATCAGCCTTTTTTCCCCACTGAAAACATTCTCTTCCTTGCAGCTTAATTCATGAAAATTCacagaaatgaaaaacaaaataataaatcctataattttgaattttaaatacttaatcttaaatattaaatgttttaacatatccttttaaaaatcattaatttATTTTGAGAGAGTGCCGCCTAGAGGTCATCTTAAGTGTTAACTAGGACAGCAGTTTTGCAAACCATCAATAGATAAAACAATTGCCTAAAGGATTTGAAGTCACCCTTTGGAATTAACATCATAAGTAAGATGACATCAGAATGAGTTCTAATGAGAAATATGTTGCCAACCCTTAGGGCCTCACCTGTTTGcaatttattttcagtttctAGAACTATAATTTGCAGTGATAATAGTAAGGAAATACTTCATTTCTATGAGTGTAGTTGCCTCGAATATTACAATATTAatttcccttttccccccaaGTATTGGCTTTATTGTCCTCTAAAAGGAGGCAATACATCcacattttaaaaagagagatatTTAAATCTGTTCCTTTCCACTGCCCTCCTAAATTCTTTTGCCAAACCACTTCACTCTTAAAGCCATGAGTGGAACTTATTTGTTGCTCATTTTTTTCCTACCAAAGTTGTAAAAGGTACACAATGGCTATTTCTCTTACACATGAAGCTTACTTCAAACCATGTACTTTTTTTTAACAGGGAATaaaccaaaatctaaaatggGTTTCCCCACTGCTATACCCACCCTGCCATACCCACTGGCTGTGTTGGATTATAAATCTCATaactcctctccccaccccccaccccgtcccATGGCCAAAATCAGGGAAAGACTATTGGAACACATTTTACCtcataaataaacaacaaaacattttcaaaatattgGAAAGACTTTGTGGAAGCATTTAAAATAATCAAGTACTTTTCAATTCTGTAAATATCTAcagattttggatataagttccTAAAACAATAATTTGCTGGAACTTATAGAAATTTTAATGCTGTtttatgcaacttttttttttttacatttatatcccgcccttctccgaagactcagggcggcttacagtgtataaggcaatagtctcattctatttgtatatttacaaagtcaaattattgcccccccaacaatctgggtcctcattttacctaccttataaaggatggaaggctgagtcaaccttgggccgggcttgaacctgcagtaattgcaggctactgtgttctaataacaggctccttacagcctgagctattccggccctaaacttttatttaattaatactcTACTAAATAATTCTTATATGTGTCATAATATTATTCATATTGATTTAAAAGCAATGCTGATATTTAAGCGGACTAGGATCAGGATTCAATATATTTGAAACCTAGCCAAATCACATCTATTGAAGAAACAGTGTGTGTTTAAAGCTAAGTTTGTTTTATGCTAAATATGTGAATTATATTTATTGTTTAGCAAAATAATCTCGAAGAGATAATTCCTTGCTTACTTTGACTATGTGAAATGACCTAGAATTAAATTCTCAACATATTTCATTCAGATTAAAACGTAAGGAACATGTAGAGCTTCCATCTAGCTCTTGCTGAACTGTTGTCACTACTAGCCTGCTGTAGTGTAGTTGCTGAAGGCTATATTCCAAGCCcaaatgtgtagacttcaactcagaATGTTCTCAATATTGGCCATGCTGCCTCTTCCATTAGAAGAGTTGAAATTCATGCATCcaaaagttactaagattggaaaGTGCTATCCTCACAAATCCTTTTTAGTCTGGTTATATATAAATCTaatcttctccagtggatcacattttgtcagagctctctgctatgacttgTCCATCTTGGGTAGCCCTGCACGGCACAGCTCATAGCTTCATcgagctacacaagccccttcgccatgacaaggcagtaatccactggagaaagaaatggcaacccactccagtatctttgccatgaaaaccccatggacagtaccaaaaggaaaaaagacatgATGCTCATGTCAGGTTGGAagatgtccaatatgctactggagaagaagagaaggctaGTACTattagcgccagaaagaatgacgtgattgggccaaagccaaaaggatgctcagctatggatgtatctggtggtgaaagaaaagtccgatgctgtaaagatttttttctccataggaacctggaatgtcagatccatgaatcaaggcaagctaggCGTGGTCAaaaaagagatgacaagacttaacatcaacatcttaggaatcagagaactaaaatggacaggaatgggtgaatttaattcagatggccatcaggtatactactgtggacaAGAATCCCTCAAaaaaaatggagtagccttcatagtcaataaaagagtaggaaaagcaatcctTAAAATtgcagaatgatctcagttcaaatccgaggcaaaccattcaatattatagtaatccaagtctatgccccaaccactggtgctgaagaggatgaaatagaCCGGTTTTATGAAGCCCtttagcaccttatagaattaacaccaaaaaatgatgtccttatcaggggggattggaatgctaaagtaggaagccaaaagataaccaaaaTAACAGATAAGTTTGGCCTtgcagtacaaaatgaagcagggcacaggctgatagaattctgtcaagataatacgatggtcatagcaaacactctttttcaacccaagagatgactctacacatggac
Above is a window of Ahaetulla prasina isolate Xishuangbanna chromosome 4, ASM2864084v1, whole genome shotgun sequence DNA encoding:
- the LOC131198187 gene encoding LOW QUALITY PROTEIN: craniofacial development protein 2-like (The sequence of the model RefSeq protein was modified relative to this genomic sequence to represent the inferred CDS: inserted 1 base in 1 codon; substituted 2 bases at 2 genomic stop codons), which produces MSDGRNCEVFVRLKPDYAPRPVGSKREEGDKEEEEEDKKEGLQKSSLEFSTLDETSPGTWNVRSMNQGKLGVVKKEMTRLNINILGIRELKWTGMGEFNSDGHQVYYCGQESLKKNGVAFIVNKRVGKAILXNCRMISVQIRGKPFNIIVIQVYAPTTGAEEDEIDRFYEALXHLIELTPKNDVLIRGDWNAKVGSQKITKITDKFGLAVQNEAGHRLIEFCQDNTMVIANTLFQPKRXLYTWTSPDGQHRNQIDYVLCSQRWRSFMQSVKIRPGVDCGSDHEVLLAKFRLKLKKVGKSSRPLRYELNHIPDEYTVEMTNRFKELALIDRVPEELWTVVRNIVQENLGEEVTLEQIFPESRNKELEQPS